Below is a genomic region from Brassica oleracea var. oleracea cultivar TO1000 chromosome C9, BOL, whole genome shotgun sequence.
ATGCCATCGAGGCCATGGCGGTGATCGGGGGAAGCTCCGTCACCACAGGAGATTCGCTGTCTGCCACGTGGAGACTACTGTGGACGACTGAGAAAGAACAGCTGTTCATCATAGAGAAGGCGGGGTTGTTCGGCACGCGCGCAGGAGAGGTACTGCAGGTGATCGATGTGAGGAAAGGGACGCTCAACAACGACATCACTTTCCCGCCCGACGGGGTTTTCTTTGTACGCTCCGATATCGACATCTCTTCCCCGCAGAGAGTCAATTTCAAATTCACTAGTGCGGTGTTGAGAGGAAGCAATTGGGAGATCCCACTCCCACCATTTGGCCAGGGCTGGTGAGTTCTTCTTCTTCTTCATTACGATAATTGTTTGTTTTGAGACTACGGAATTTGGTTTTGGTTGCAGGTTTGAAAATGTGTATATGGATGGTGACATCAGAGTGGCCAAGGACATCAGAGGGGACTACTTAGTTGTTGATCGTGCTCCTTTAAACTGGAAAGAATGATCCACACAGCAACACTATTGTTACTCAACAGTGCATCTCATCCTTGTTGTTTCTTTTTAATGATCTTTGTTTTGTACATCAACACTACTCTATTCTACGACTTTACATCATCTATTTTTAATGCCAAATGCAAACATTTGCACATATAGCTAAATGTCCACCCGCTTCAGAACACCACAGCACTTTCGCAATTCCTGGTGCATATCTTATGAAACCTTGTTTCCTAAACCCATATCTTGGTGAGCTCCATGACCGTGAAGACGAGCCCCCATGGACGCGCTCCAACAACACTCTTTTTAGTTGTTACCTGCTCCATTCATCACCATTTATACAAACATGATAATGACATTTACAAGTGTGTTTCCTAGCAACAAAGGCTCTCTATCTCCGACACAAACAGATAGAACATGATGTAGGAAAAGTAATGTGTGTATCTGTTGGGATAACGTAGCTGATCGGCGATCTCACTAAGCAAGAGGTAACCTCCTTCCTGGCGGCGACATGTGCATTACATTACTCTGAGCTTCAGACATGTCTGTCTGTAGCTGCTGAATAGCCTGTAAAAGAAGATCCCGCTTACCAGATTAATATAAACTATTTCCAAGATCCCCGTAGAAATAGATAGATGTTCGTCTTGAATGGGATTCCAGTAAAATAGCATACCTGCATCCAGCATAGAGGACATGTGCCTTGGCCAATGGTACATTGTATCTGGTTGGGGTTCACAAAATATCCATAAATTTTGGTTTGGTATCCATTATCCATTTGGATTTGATTAAAAAAATCTGGATATCTTTGATTCTAGGAAAATTATACTAAGTAGCTAAAAAATAAAGTGTAATTAAAAATCTAACCAAAAAATGAAGTCTTTAATGTTTCTAAAATATTTACTATACTATTCTTGTTAATTGGTCGAAAAGAAATCAAACAAATTCTTCTTTGATTACCTCCATCAACGCCGCCTCATCCATCACCTTTTCACCAATCACTTATTCTTCCATAATCACCTTCATTTTCTCCATAGTGACATTCATCACTCGACAGCCATCACCGTAGTCACCACCACTTAAAGGTAATTAATTGGTCTAAAAAGGAAAAATTGTTGGTCACCGGAAATCTATGATCGCCTTTCGGGAGTGATGACGCTCAAACCAGTAGAGAGGAAAGTCAAGGTGAATCATGTGAGCATGTAGTGATAAACGATATGATGATTCAAAAACAACACTTTCATACAATATATGGGCTTCTTGGTAAGCCCTAAAAATATATTCATAGTCTAAAGTTTTTTATATGGACCGATTAATCGGTAAATAGGCTGATTAATTGGTTTATTGGGCCGATTAACAGGTCAGCGATTTTTTTGTCCGAATAGGATAAAATCGTGCGGCTATGAACCGATCAGGGAGTTTTTTTAATAGGTCGCGTAATTTTAACGTAACAATACATTTAAATGAAACAAAAACAAGTTTTTATCTAACATGGCACATAGAGAATCAAAGTGACGAAAGGAGCAAACTTATACTTCAAACAAGCAGCGATTACAATTTAAAGATGATTCAGCCGTAGAATCTCTTCCTCTTCTCCGCATTCGATGATTCAGCCGTAGAATCTCTTCTTCTTCTCCGCATTCGTGTTTCAATGTTTTTTTTTTTTTTTTTTGGTGAAAATATTAAAATTTCATACCAAAATTTTTCAGTTTACAAGAGTTGTGGAAACCCACTTATTTGGAGAAGAGATTACGGAGGAAACAAGAGAAGACAACAAGACATAGAAACAAAAGAGCAAGCTATTACAGTCCGGATGGTAGTAGCGAGAGATAAACCTGCAGCAGAGTAGAAGCAGGCGTTGGAGGCTGGGTGGAGATGAGGCGGACCCGAAGGAGGCGATGGACTTGAGCTTTGACGCCGGCTTCAGTCGAAGAGGTCTGCTGGAAGCTACGAAGGTTCTGTTCCCTCCAAGAGCAGTAAACGATGGCCTGCAAAAGAAGCTTTAACACGACCCGGAGGCCTGGTGTGTCACCAACCTGACGAAGAGACAGGAGAGAAGAAACCGCATTGAGTGAGGAAGGAACAGAGAGTCCATAGTTGCCACAGTAGTGCGCCCAGAGGCCTGCTACGAAGGAACATTGGAA
It encodes:
- the LOC106313562 gene encoding probable plastid-lipid-associated protein 11 yields the protein MALALLASPPPPLGGFRRSFGTKCSLFAAHRAKRNLMDLISDQDRGLRTQKDAVKRDAIVNAIEAMAVIGGSSVTTGDSLSATWRLLWTTEKEQLFIIEKAGLFGTRAGEVLQVIDVRKGTLNNDITFPPDGVFFVRSDIDISSPQRVNFKFTSAVLRGSNWEIPLPPFGQGWFENVYMDGDIRVAKDIRGDYLVVDRAPLNWKE